In Periplaneta americana isolate PAMFEO1 unplaced genomic scaffold, P.americana_PAMFEO1_priV1 scaffold_21, whole genome shotgun sequence, the following proteins share a genomic window:
- the LOC138693791 gene encoding centrosomal protein of 112 kDa-like, protein MGKTSTDTALQKDKFMANQKEMMSNFVKQHQQDLQALKIQHEAFLQSVQEESQKLYEDQIQKLKDEHDKNIKALQEEIARQTKERDHCSIQVVDVEIHTDISKNDSESQSTNGNAAVVTIQQLQDHIKKKALLSSGLEDTPRPRELIELEEKFTAQYKRELVLKEEHAKEVERLKEECGKEIQSISEKYIQNITALEGQIAAQAQEHEVWSRINCMYTVLVCCIVKFKVLDGRLYS, encoded by the exons GACAAATTTATGGCAAATCAAAAGGAAATGATGTCAAATTTCGTGAAACAACATCAGCAAGATCTTCAGGCCTTGAAAATTCAACATGAAGCATTTCTTCAGTCAGTTCAAGAAGAATCCCAAAAGTTGTATGAAGATCAGATTCAGAAACTGAAAGACGAACATGACAAGAATATTAAAGCATTGCAGGAGGAAATCGCAAGACAGACAAAAGAACGAGACCATTGTAGTATCCAGGTGGTGGACGTAGAGATACATACAGATatcagtaaaaatgattcagaatCACAAAGTACAAATGGAAATGCAGCTGTAGTCACCATACAACAATTACAAGATCATATTAAGAAGAAG GCTCTTCTTTCAAGTGGTTTAGAAGACACACCTCGGCCAAGGGAATTAATTGAGCTTGAGGAGAAGTTCACTGCTCAGTATAAACGAGAACTTGTCCTGAAAGAGGAGCATGCTAAAGAAGTGGAAAGACTTAAGGAGGAATGTGGAAAAGAAATACAGTCTATTTCAGAAAAGTACATTCAAAATATAACCGCGTTGGAAGGACAAATAGCTGCTCAAGCACAAGAACACGAGGTATGGAGCAGAATAAATTGTATGTATACTGTATTAGTATGTTGCATTGTTAAATTCAAGGTTCTTGATGGAAGGCTTTACTCTTAA
- the LOC138693789 gene encoding uncharacterized protein: MTWLEARENFELSRRQESFSSYFKFLYGKDVYQAVRRHQNLRETKGKLLSSLAFLTRCRDKEVTPKFVRLRYPVKNTTTAKILRRTSLALVRERIKHLRFELSVIDQELLESCLALSSRLSPMDWDRVDQSLFTQGMASLLQCTKRHTKKFEGLIKSTESVPPLETSRIIINLTDQQLDEATTSVLARGLNFAPVPKKIPVADIISSIEGAIHQLPQDSAEEIRREVARAVTKATIPEPNISQEENRALQMLGKNDNLVVLPVDKGNGTVLLSSTQYQEKINQLLNDPAYKILKKDPTSSVERRTNQLIKKSSLRAESKRLVSPSGSIPPRLYGLPKIHKPEVPLRPIVDAIGSPTYCLARYLTNLLQPLVGGCVHHVKNSTQFVQILDNIKVKNSTQFVQILDNMKVKPSDLLVSFDVVSLFTRVPLSEAMLLLSNQFPPDITELFRHTLTSTYFLQNNTYCEQIDRVAMGSLLSPAIANYYIEHLEHEILATAPLKPTHFFRYVDNTFVIWPHGQDTLPDFIRHINSLRPQIQFTMEVETNGKLPFLDILISRNNNGSLGHAVYRKPTHTNLYLNANSFHHQVQRMGILNTLAHRAVSISDPEQLDTEFQHLKLTLQQNGYLAKDITASLNRARHKKQQQHIMDSLEAEKPTTACLPFTGKLLGKISRLLHKHGIKTTHKPPPKIRNKVRSVKDDLGLRVPGIYHIPCECDAAYIGQTGRTIATRLSEHQRSIRLMQPEKSGLAQHCIEKSHRANFNNTEVLAKCLGYWDRKVKETLAIAAERGKLNWDSGLQLSAAWAPAIKFLTTRMTGRHQRRTHENSSAEPTVRPKVIQLESTNKTTRRLHSRRGSH, translated from the coding sequence atgacctggctggaagcccgagaaaatttcgaactatcacgtcgccaggaaagcttcagtagttatttcaaaTTCCTTTATGGGAAGGATGTTTACCAGGCAGTCAGAAGACACCAAAACCTGAGAGAGACTAAGGGGAAATTACTTAGCTCCTTGGCCTTTCTAACAAGATGCAGAGACAAGGAAGTCACACCGAAGTTTGTCAGACTCCGCTATCCAGTCAAGAACACTACAACGGCCAAGATATTGAGACGCACTAGCCTAGCGCTGGTTAGAGAACGGATTAAACATCTCCGGTTCGAGCTGTCAGTAATCGACCAAGAACTGTTAGAATCCTGTCTGGCTCTCTCGAGTAGACTTTCACCTATGGATTGGGACAGAGTGGATCAGTCCTTGTTCACACAAGGCATGGCATCTCTTCTGCAATGCACGAAACGACACACCAAGAAATTCGAAGGCCTAATCAAATCTACAGAGTCAGTACCGCCATTAGAGACCAGTCGCATCATAATCAACCTCACGGACCAGCAGCTAGATGAGGCCACCACATCAGTACTTGCCAGGGGTCTCAACTTTGCTCCCGTTCCAAAGAAAATTCCCGTCGCAGATATCATTAGCAGTATTGAAGGCGCTATCCACCAGCTCCCACAAGACAGCGCGGAAGAAATACGCCGAGAAGTTGCCAGGGCTGTTACCAAGGCCACCATTCCTGAGCCCAACATCAGCCAAGAGGAGAATAGAGCCTTGCAGATGCTTGGGAAGAACGACAACTTAGTTGTTCTGCCAGTGGATAAGGGAAACGGCACAGTCCTCCTTTCCTCAACGCAGTATCAGGAGAAGATCAATCAACTGCTGAACGATCCGGCCTATAAAATTCTCAAGAAGGATCCCACCAGCTCAGTAGAGAGACGCACTAACCAGCTAATCAAGAAATCCAGTCTCCGCGCTGAGAGTAAGCGGTTAGTTTCACCGTCAGGCAGTATACCACCCAGGTTATATGGTCTACCCAAGATACATAAGCCAGAGGTACCGCTAAGGCCTATAGTGGATGCTATTGGCAGCCCTACGTATTGCTTGGCCCGCTATCTCACCAACCTGCTGCAACCACTGGTGGGTGGGTGCGTACATCATGTGAAGAACTCTACACAATTTGTACAGATCCTTGACAACATCAAAGTGAAGAACTCTACACAATTTGTACAGATCCTcgacaacatgaaagtgaaaccaTCCGACCTTCTAGTCAGCTTCGATGTAGTGTCCCTCTTCACCAGGGTTCCACTCTCGGAAGCCATGCTACTGCTTTCCAATCAATTTCCACCTGACATCACGGAATTGTTCCGCCACACGCTCACTTCCACATATTTTCTACAGAACAACACCTACTGTGAACAGATAGACAGAGTCGCCATGGGTTCTCTGCTTTCACCAGCCATCGCCAACTACTATATCGAGCATCTGGAGCATGAAATACTAGCTACAGCGCCATTAAAGCCTACACATTTCTTCAGATACGTAGACAATACGTTCGTCATCTGGCCTCATGGACAAGACACATTACCAGATTTTATCAGGCATATAAACAGTCTACGACCCCAGATCCAATTCACTATGGAGGTTGAAACGAACGGTAAACTCCCATTTCTGgacatccttatctccagaaataacaACGGATCTCTTGGCCATGCGGTATACCGTAAACCCACACACACCAACTTGTACCTGAACGCGAATAGTTTCCATCACCAAGTGCAGCGGATGGGCATACTTAACACACTGGCCCATAGAGCAGTCTCTATATCGGACCCGGAGCAATTAGACACTGAATTTCAACACCTGAAGCTCACCCTCCAGCAGAATGGATATTTGGCTAAAGACATCACGGCCTCTTTGAATAGAGCAAGAcacaagaagcagcagcagcacatCATGGACTCACTAGAAGCGGAAAAACCAACCACAGCCTGTCTACCATTCACAGGGAAGTTGTTGGGAAAGATAAGCAGACTGCTCCACAAACATGGAATAAAAACAACCCACAAACCTCCGCCGAAAATCAGGAATAAGGTCAGATCAGTAAAAGACGATCTAGGCCTCAGAGTACCAGGAATCTACCACATCCCGTGTGAATGTGATGCggcttacattggacagactggacgcACAATAGCAACGCGTCTTTCggaacatcaaagaagcatcagattaatgcagcccgaaaaatccggattggctcaacattgcattgaaaaaagccatagggctaatttcaataacaccgaggtcctggCGAAATGTTTGGGCTATTGGGATAGAAAAGTAAAggaaaccctggccatagcggcgGAACGCGGTAAATTGAACTgggactcgggtctccaactaagcgcggcatgggcaccggctattaaatttctcaccacCCGGATGACAGGCCGTCATCAGCGGAGGACACAtgagaactcgtccgccgagcccaccgtgagacccaaggtcattcagctGGAAAGCACAAACAAGACAACACGTCGGCTGCATTCTCGCCGCGGTtcgcactaa